In Arsenicicoccus sp. oral taxon 190, the following are encoded in one genomic region:
- a CDS encoding GNAT family N-acetyltransferase, with product MATAALDRPLPLEAPTTVETARLRLRPPTLADAELHHALHSDERLYRHAPWAVTTDRAANLRALQSWVDVWQQRGVHYWVVESRVTGEPCGFAGIRLQDDGTANLYYRFAAETHGQGIGREAARAVTVWASEWAPAYVVSAVARDDNPASGRTAAAAGLVPGEPHVIPGDPVEAGPSRAWWLPRMTVVRGAEHGLDSPLREQMLDLWCAVNAAGGAVGFTRESPREAVAATLDEALAATDDELRTLAVLRDRTGRLLGFGWWIRSADGLFRHTATLKRFMVDPAVQGRNLGAVALAGMHAVARTLPGLEVCDLTYRSGLGLGRFYARMGWTEVGRVPRSLWLSADDRRDSVWMVRSVTGAPVKAEGSL from the coding sequence ATGGCCACCGCCGCGCTCGACCGCCCCCTGCCCCTCGAGGCTCCGACGACCGTGGAGACCGCTCGGCTGCGGCTGCGACCGCCGACCCTCGCGGACGCGGAGCTCCACCACGCGCTGCACTCCGACGAGCGGCTCTACCGGCACGCGCCGTGGGCGGTGACGACGGACCGGGCCGCCAACCTGAGGGCGCTGCAGAGCTGGGTGGACGTCTGGCAGCAGCGAGGGGTGCACTACTGGGTCGTCGAGTCGCGCGTCACCGGTGAGCCGTGCGGCTTCGCGGGGATCCGGTTGCAGGACGACGGGACCGCCAACCTCTACTACCGGTTCGCGGCCGAGACGCACGGCCAGGGCATCGGCCGGGAGGCCGCCCGCGCGGTCACGGTGTGGGCGAGCGAGTGGGCGCCGGCATACGTGGTCTCGGCGGTGGCCCGGGACGACAACCCCGCCTCGGGCCGCACGGCCGCCGCGGCCGGGCTGGTGCCCGGGGAGCCGCACGTGATCCCGGGAGACCCGGTCGAGGCGGGGCCGTCGCGCGCGTGGTGGCTGCCCCGTATGACGGTGGTGCGGGGGGCCGAGCACGGCTTGGACTCGCCGCTGCGGGAGCAGATGCTCGACCTGTGGTGCGCGGTCAACGCCGCCGGGGGAGCGGTCGGCTTCACCCGGGAGTCGCCGCGCGAGGCCGTGGCGGCGACCCTCGACGAGGCCCTCGCCGCCACCGACGACGAGCTGCGGACGCTCGCGGTCCTGCGGGACCGCACCGGGCGTCTGCTCGGGTTCGGCTGGTGGATCCGCAGCGCGGACGGGCTCTTCCGACACACGGCGACGCTGAAGCGCTTCATGGTCGACCCGGCCGTGCAGGGGCGCAACCTGGGAGCCGTGGCGCTCGCCGGGATGCACGCCGTCGCCCGGACGCTCCCGGGGCTCGAGGTGTGCGACCTGACCTATCGCAGCGGGCTGGGGCTCGGCCGGTTCTACGCGCGGATGGGGTGGACCGAGGTGGGGCGCGTGCCGCGCTCTCTGTGGCTGAGCGCGGACGACCGGCGCGACAGCGTCTGGATGGTCCGGTCGGTGACCGGTGCACCCGTGAAGGCGGAGGGATCCCTATGA
- the hflX gene encoding GTPase HflX, with protein sequence MTSTSHHNLFRSRAEALAEEQDPWLDEGVEAYDGEQLDREERAALRRVGGLSTELEDITEVEYRQLRLERVVLAGVWTEGTAEDAENSIRELAALAETAGSTVLDGVIQRRLRPDAGTFLGSGKAEELREIVQAEGADTVICDGELTPGQRRALEDVVKVKVIDRTALILDIFAQHAKSREGKAQVELAQLQYLLPRLRGWGESMSRQAGGQAAGGVGIGSRGPGETKIELDRRRINTKIAQLKRDIKKMKTSRDAKRSSRRASEVPSVAIAGYTNAGKSSLLNRLTGAGVLVENQLFATLDPTVRRAETPDGRPYTLADTVGFVRSLPHQLVEAFRSTLEEVGDSDLLLHVVDGSHPDPEGQISAVRAVMSEIGGDRLREIIVINKADAADPEVLLRLRAHEKHAIVVSARTGAGIDELRRLIAEELPQPEIAVEVLLPYDRGDLVSRLHSEADLESEEHTGAGTLVRAMVHPRLAGELEPYAVTRHRPVRAG encoded by the coding sequence ATGACTTCTACTTCGCACCACAACCTCTTCCGCTCCCGGGCCGAGGCGCTCGCCGAGGAGCAGGACCCCTGGCTCGACGAGGGCGTCGAGGCGTACGACGGCGAACAGCTCGACCGTGAGGAACGGGCCGCGCTGCGGCGCGTCGGCGGGCTGTCGACCGAGCTCGAGGACATCACCGAGGTCGAGTACCGCCAGCTGCGCCTCGAGCGGGTCGTGCTCGCCGGGGTGTGGACCGAGGGGACCGCCGAGGACGCCGAGAACTCCATCCGCGAGCTCGCCGCGCTCGCCGAGACCGCCGGGTCGACCGTCCTGGACGGCGTGATCCAGCGGCGGCTGCGGCCCGACGCCGGGACCTTCCTCGGCTCCGGCAAGGCCGAGGAGCTGCGCGAGATCGTGCAGGCCGAGGGCGCCGACACCGTCATCTGCGACGGCGAGCTCACCCCGGGCCAGCGGCGTGCGCTGGAGGACGTCGTCAAGGTCAAGGTCATCGACCGGACCGCGCTGATCCTGGACATCTTCGCCCAGCACGCCAAGTCGCGAGAGGGCAAGGCGCAGGTCGAGCTGGCGCAGCTGCAGTACCTCCTGCCGCGCCTGCGCGGCTGGGGCGAGTCGATGTCCCGCCAGGCCGGTGGCCAGGCCGCCGGCGGCGTCGGCATCGGCTCCCGCGGCCCCGGTGAGACCAAGATCGAGCTCGACCGGCGGCGCATCAACACCAAGATCGCCCAGCTCAAGCGGGACATCAAGAAGATGAAGACCTCCCGCGACGCCAAGCGTTCCAGCCGGCGCGCGAGCGAGGTGCCGAGCGTCGCGATCGCCGGATACACCAACGCCGGCAAGTCCTCCCTGCTCAACCGGCTCACGGGCGCGGGCGTGCTGGTCGAGAACCAGCTCTTCGCCACGCTGGACCCGACCGTGCGCCGGGCCGAGACCCCCGACGGGCGCCCCTACACCCTGGCCGACACGGTCGGCTTCGTGCGCTCCCTGCCGCACCAGCTGGTCGAGGCCTTCCGCTCCACCCTGGAGGAGGTGGGCGACTCCGACCTCCTGCTGCACGTCGTCGACGGCTCGCACCCCGACCCGGAGGGGCAGATCAGCGCCGTCCGGGCCGTGATGTCCGAGATCGGCGGCGACCGGCTGCGCGAGATCATCGTCATCAACAAGGCGGACGCGGCGGACCCCGAGGTGCTGCTGCGGCTGCGGGCCCACGAGAAGCACGCGATCGTCGTGTCCGCCCGCACCGGCGCGGGCATCGACGAGCTGCGTCGGCTGATCGCAGAGGAGCTGCCGCAGCCGGAGATCGCCGTGGAGGTGCTCCTGCCCTACGACCGGGGCGACCTGGTCTCGCGGCTGCACTCCGAGGCCGACCTCGAGAGCGAGGAGCACACGGGGGCCGGCACCCTGGTGCGCGCGATGGTGCACCCGCGCCTGGCCGGCGAGCTCGAGCCGTATGCCGTGACCCGTCACCGTCCCGTCAGGGCCGGCTGA
- a CDS encoding sodium-translocating pyrophosphatase, protein MRALSAISHQAAAGAPAVAGPAVAGPAVAVPAVVPVSGSSIVVVAVIAAIALLALVVGTILRGQVLRADTGTSGMQQVAAAIQQGAGAYLNRQLRTLAGFVLVVFALLFLLPADDGSVRIGRSLFFVLGAVFSAFIGYLGMTLAVQANVRVAASARSGRRGPGFTLAVRTGGAVGMATVGLGLLGASVVVLIYRAEAPAVLEGFGFGAALLAMFMRVGGGIFTKAADVGADLVGKVEQGIPEDDPRNAATIADNVGDNVGDCAGMAADLFESYAVTLVAALILGKAAFGEQGLVFPLIVPAIGVLTAVLGIYVTRARPGESGLAAINRGFAIAAVVSAVLCSLAAFLYLPSSFAQLRGAEASGVDRDPRLLAVGAVLLGIALAAVILKITGHYTDTESEPTRNVARTSVTGPATVILAGIGVGLESAVYTAVVIGGAVYLAYLLGGGSVIVSLFLIALAGCGLLTTVGVIVAMDTFGPVSDNAQGIAEMSGDVDEAGAQILTDLDAVGNTTKAITKGIAIATAVLAATALFGSYNDAVMTALSAAGRNASEAVGGYAVTSPNVLVGVILGAAVVFLFSGLAIDAVTRAAGAIVLEVRRQFREHPGIMDGTETPEYARVVDICTRDSLRELATPGLLAALAPIAVGFALGFGALAGFLAGAIGAGVLMAVYLANAGGSWDNAKKLVEDGAHGGKGSDAHAATVIGDTVGDPFKDTAGPSINPLIKVMNLVAVLIAPAVVQMSSGTGASSWLRILIAVVAFAIIAAAVIVSRRRVDDSLPEIEHAVGPSPDLPARGQHPHLDKVRDLD, encoded by the coding sequence ATGCGCGCGCTCTCTGCCATCTCGCACCAGGCCGCTGCCGGTGCCCCCGCGGTCGCCGGCCCTGCGGTCGCTGGCCCTGCGGTCGCTGTCCCGGCCGTCGTGCCCGTCTCAGGCAGCAGCATCGTCGTCGTCGCGGTCATCGCGGCCATCGCGCTGCTGGCGCTCGTGGTCGGCACGATCCTGCGCGGCCAGGTCCTGCGCGCCGACACGGGCACCTCGGGCATGCAGCAGGTGGCCGCCGCGATCCAGCAGGGGGCGGGCGCCTACCTCAACCGGCAGCTGCGCACGCTCGCCGGCTTCGTGCTGGTGGTGTTCGCACTGCTCTTCCTGCTCCCCGCAGACGATGGCTCCGTCCGGATCGGGCGGAGCCTCTTCTTCGTGCTGGGGGCTGTGTTCTCGGCCTTCATCGGCTACCTCGGCATGACCCTGGCGGTGCAGGCCAACGTCCGGGTCGCCGCGTCCGCGCGGTCCGGTCGGCGCGGCCCCGGGTTCACCCTCGCCGTCCGCACCGGCGGCGCGGTCGGCATGGCCACGGTCGGTCTCGGCCTGCTCGGGGCCAGCGTGGTGGTGCTGATCTACCGCGCCGAGGCGCCGGCCGTCCTCGAGGGGTTCGGCTTCGGGGCGGCGCTGCTCGCGATGTTCATGCGCGTCGGCGGCGGCATCTTCACCAAGGCTGCCGACGTGGGTGCCGACCTGGTCGGCAAGGTCGAGCAGGGCATCCCCGAGGACGACCCCCGCAACGCCGCGACCATCGCCGACAACGTCGGCGACAACGTGGGCGACTGCGCAGGCATGGCGGCCGACCTCTTCGAGTCGTATGCCGTCACCCTCGTCGCCGCCCTCATCCTCGGCAAGGCGGCCTTCGGGGAGCAGGGGCTGGTGTTCCCGCTGATCGTGCCGGCCATCGGGGTGCTGACCGCCGTGCTCGGCATCTACGTCACGCGGGCCCGCCCGGGCGAGAGCGGCCTCGCCGCCATCAACCGAGGCTTCGCGATCGCGGCCGTGGTGTCAGCGGTGCTGTGCTCCCTCGCGGCGTTCCTCTACCTGCCGTCCTCCTTCGCCCAGCTGCGCGGCGCCGAGGCTTCGGGCGTCGACCGCGACCCGCGGCTCCTCGCCGTCGGGGCCGTGCTGCTCGGCATCGCGCTGGCCGCCGTCATCCTGAAGATCACCGGCCACTACACCGACACCGAGTCGGAGCCCACCCGCAACGTCGCGCGCACCTCGGTCACCGGACCCGCCACGGTCATCCTCGCCGGCATCGGCGTCGGCCTCGAGTCGGCGGTCTACACGGCCGTCGTCATCGGTGGCGCCGTCTACCTCGCCTACCTCCTCGGGGGCGGCTCGGTCATCGTCTCGCTCTTCCTCATCGCGCTCGCCGGCTGCGGCCTGCTCACCACGGTCGGGGTCATCGTCGCGATGGACACCTTCGGGCCGGTCAGCGACAACGCGCAGGGGATCGCGGAGATGTCCGGCGACGTCGACGAGGCGGGGGCGCAGATCCTCACCGACCTGGACGCCGTCGGCAACACCACCAAGGCGATCACCAAGGGCATCGCCATCGCGACCGCCGTGCTCGCGGCCACCGCCCTCTTCGGCTCCTACAACGACGCCGTGATGACGGCGCTCAGCGCGGCCGGTCGCAACGCCTCCGAGGCCGTCGGCGGGTATGCCGTGACCTCCCCCAACGTCCTCGTGGGCGTCATCCTCGGCGCCGCCGTGGTGTTCCTCTTCTCGGGGCTCGCGATCGACGCGGTGACCCGAGCCGCGGGGGCCATCGTGCTCGAGGTGCGCCGGCAGTTCCGGGAGCACCCGGGGATCATGGACGGCACCGAGACGCCGGAGTACGCCCGGGTCGTCGACATCTGCACCCGCGACTCGCTGCGCGAGCTGGCGACGCCGGGGCTCCTCGCGGCCCTGGCCCCCATCGCGGTGGGCTTCGCGCTGGGCTTCGGCGCGCTCGCCGGGTTCCTGGCCGGCGCCATCGGTGCCGGGGTCCTGATGGCCGTCTACCTCGCCAACGCAGGCGGCTCCTGGGACAACGCGAAGAAGCTCGTCGAGGACGGCGCTCACGGCGGCAAGGGCTCGGACGCGCACGCCGCCACCGTCATCGGCGACACCGTCGGAGACCCCTTCAAGGACACCGCCGGCCCGTCGATCAACCCGCTCATCAAGGTCATGAACCTCGTCGCCGTGCTCATCGCGCCCGCCGTGGTGCAGATGTCGAGCGGCACCGGCGCCTCGTCGTGGCTGCGAATCCTGATCGCGGTCGTGGCCTTCGCCATCATCGCGGCCGCCGTGATCGTGTCGCGTCGCCGGGTCGACGACTCGCTCCCGGAGATCGAGCACGCCGTCGGCCCGTCCCCGGACCTCCCGGCCCGGGGCCAGCACCCCCACCTCGACAAGGTGCGAGACCTCGACTAG
- a CDS encoding DUF222 domain-containing protein: MRTTVFETVEGQFSAPSVTRLTQVFAQLVAGAYADACSPAPSPPPGDDMTQDTPASSMPVGEAADPAPAAMARAALAEVVATVRALGALQAHLVETHAELIGHLADDLVQGELSHGRTISDAVAADDARVIAGDEIAAATGLGPGEVQRLGRLATTPGPVRRQVVAALREGRTTFYRATSLSDAVHLLPDDVPDARLRVASRCLAAKRGHELHDVTPDGLLSHGTFFARLNRAMSHEQSLLPDAEHLRRRSLADRAVRARIDEHGLGCLSVTGAADQVAAAHERIDAIARSTKAAGDQRTLDQLRADIVLHLLNHGWDEHRDLVGTPPAATIHLRVSLEVLLGLASDPGWLEGYGPVPAPVARDIALRPGSVWHRIVTDPVTGIVWDRSTRSYRPTASMRADVEARDVLCRAPGCTRPAVRCELDHAVPYPDGETSPANLVALCKAHHQRKTGRRWRHTLRPDGTATFTSRLGQTITTRPWADDVPTPAAASSPTAAWPPDARPDASEPELRAKPGPKLVPEADVEPELKPGREPGRGTEPNREPAVPRPPSSSRLEDHLRSIVAPEMLRRLGRYGDEETARRVQAAAAVRGVGDWVSTPEPGWGHGTRVQLGEPKWPHRRCLPERRPAVGGSAGHDEPPF; encoded by the coding sequence ATGAGGACGACGGTGTTCGAGACGGTGGAGGGGCAGTTTTCTGCACCTTCCGTGACTCGACTCACCCAGGTCTTCGCCCAGCTGGTGGCGGGGGCGTATGCCGATGCCTGCTCCCCCGCCCCCTCACCGCCCCCGGGCGACGACATGACCCAGGACACACCTGCGTCGTCGATGCCTGTGGGCGAAGCGGCTGACCCGGCTCCGGCGGCCATGGCCCGTGCTGCGCTCGCCGAGGTCGTGGCCACGGTCCGCGCCCTCGGGGCCCTGCAGGCCCACCTGGTGGAGACCCACGCCGAGCTGATCGGCCACCTCGCCGACGACCTGGTGCAGGGCGAGCTGAGCCACGGTCGGACCATCTCGGACGCGGTCGCGGCCGACGACGCCCGCGTCATCGCCGGCGACGAGATCGCGGCCGCCACGGGCCTGGGCCCGGGCGAGGTGCAGCGGCTGGGACGCCTCGCGACGACACCCGGACCCGTCCGGCGCCAGGTGGTGGCCGCGCTGCGCGAGGGTCGCACCACCTTCTACCGCGCGACCTCGCTCAGCGACGCCGTGCACCTCCTGCCCGACGACGTCCCCGACGCCCGGCTGCGGGTGGCCTCCCGCTGCCTGGCCGCCAAGCGGGGGCACGAGCTCCACGACGTGACCCCCGACGGGCTGCTGAGCCACGGCACGTTCTTCGCGCGGCTCAACCGGGCGATGTCTCACGAGCAGTCGCTGCTGCCCGACGCCGAGCACCTGCGGCGCCGGTCGCTCGCCGACCGCGCCGTCCGAGCCCGCATCGACGAGCACGGCCTCGGCTGTCTGTCCGTCACCGGCGCCGCCGACCAGGTCGCGGCCGCCCACGAGCGCATCGACGCCATCGCCCGCTCCACCAAGGCCGCCGGGGACCAGCGCACCCTGGACCAGCTGCGGGCCGACATCGTGCTGCACCTGCTCAACCACGGCTGGGACGAGCACCGCGACCTCGTCGGGACGCCCCCGGCCGCCACCATCCACCTGCGGGTGAGCCTGGAGGTCCTGCTCGGGCTGGCGAGCGACCCCGGCTGGCTCGAGGGGTACGGCCCGGTCCCGGCGCCGGTCGCGCGCGACATCGCGCTGCGGCCGGGGTCGGTGTGGCACCGCATCGTCACCGACCCGGTGACCGGGATCGTCTGGGACCGGTCCACGCGGTCCTACCGGCCCACGGCGTCGATGCGCGCTGACGTCGAGGCGAGGGACGTCCTCTGTCGCGCCCCCGGCTGCACCCGACCGGCGGTCCGGTGCGAGCTCGACCACGCCGTCCCCTATCCCGACGGGGAGACCTCCCCGGCCAACCTGGTCGCGCTGTGCAAGGCGCACCACCAGCGCAAGACCGGACGTCGCTGGCGCCACACGCTGCGGCCGGACGGGACGGCGACCTTCACGAGCCGGCTCGGCCAGACCATCACGACCCGACCGTGGGCGGACGACGTCCCGACCCCCGCCGCAGCGTCGAGCCCGACCGCGGCGTGGCCACCGGATGCCCGGCCCGACGCGTCCGAACCCGAGCTGAGGGCCAAACCCGGACCCAAGCTCGTTCCCGAGGCTGACGTCGAGCCCGAGCTCAAGCCCGGACGCGAGCCCGGACGCGGAACCGAACCCAACCGCGAGCCCGCGGTCCCACGCCCGCCGTCGAGCTCACGGCTCGAGGACCACCTCCGGAGCATCGTCGCGCCCGAGATGCTGCGTCGCCTCGGCAGGTACGGCGACGAGGAGACGGCCCGCCGGGTGCAGGCCGCCGCTGCCGTGCGCGGGGTCGGCGACTGGGTGAGCACTCCCGAGCCGGGCTGGGGCCACGGCACGCGGGTGCAGCTGGGCGAGCCGAAGTGGCCGCACCGCCGCTGCCTCCCCGAGCGCCGCCCCGCCGTGGGTGGGAGCGCGGGCCACGACGAGCCGCCGTTCTGA
- a CDS encoding alkaline phosphatase D family protein has product MSQLSRRSLLTGALGGAGLVALGQSTASAAGAPALLRSRGTLPSGVQAGDVTSRSAMVWSRSDRPGRMVVRVTSGGRRGSWREIAGPWATPRSDLTAKLELKGLAPGRDFEYRVQFEDLDGHRGEVGVGHFSTAALHDAPTSFVWTGDTCGQGWGINPDLGGMVAYRAMHELRPDFLIHSGDNIYADGPIAERVVEPDGQVWRNVVTPQVAKVAETLDEFRGRYRYNLMDKNLRGMYADVPVISQWDDHETVNNWYPGEVLDDPRYTRERRVDVLSTRARQAFFEFMPIADRHGRGLHDLGKAPQVYRKVERGSHVDVFALDMRTYRGANTPDLEPYRTAFLGGRQVEWLLDELQRSRATWKVIAADMPIGIVVPDGKAIEAIAQGDAGAPLGRELELAYLLREIKRRKIRNVVWFTADVHYCAAHYYDPSKAAFSDFDGFYEFVAGPISAGGFGPNAMDKTFGPQVLFQGLPRYANQSPRDQKAMFFGYVEVDRAGTMTVSLRNGLGEVLHTTELTPRS; this is encoded by the coding sequence ATGTCGCAGCTCTCTCGCCGCTCCCTGCTCACCGGCGCCCTCGGCGGCGCCGGTCTCGTCGCCCTCGGCCAGTCCACCGCCTCCGCCGCCGGTGCCCCCGCCCTGCTCCGGTCCCGCGGCACCCTGCCCAGCGGGGTCCAGGCCGGTGACGTGACCTCCCGCTCGGCCATGGTGTGGTCGCGCTCGGACCGCCCGGGCCGCATGGTCGTCCGGGTCACCTCCGGGGGCCGTCGCGGCTCCTGGCGCGAGATCGCCGGCCCGTGGGCCACCCCGCGGTCGGACCTCACCGCCAAGCTCGAGCTCAAGGGGCTCGCGCCGGGCCGCGACTTCGAGTACCGCGTCCAGTTCGAGGACCTCGACGGTCACCGCGGCGAGGTCGGGGTGGGGCACTTCAGCACCGCGGCGCTGCACGACGCCCCGACCAGCTTCGTGTGGACCGGCGACACCTGCGGGCAGGGGTGGGGCATCAACCCGGACCTCGGCGGGATGGTGGCCTACCGCGCGATGCACGAGCTGCGTCCGGACTTCCTGATCCACTCCGGCGACAACATCTACGCCGACGGCCCCATCGCCGAGCGGGTGGTCGAGCCCGACGGGCAGGTGTGGCGCAACGTCGTGACCCCGCAGGTGGCCAAGGTGGCCGAGACCCTCGACGAGTTCCGCGGCCGCTACCGCTACAACCTCATGGACAAGAACCTCCGCGGCATGTATGCCGACGTCCCCGTCATCAGCCAGTGGGACGACCACGAGACCGTCAACAACTGGTATCCCGGTGAGGTCCTCGACGACCCCCGCTACACCCGGGAGCGTCGGGTCGACGTGCTGTCCACCCGCGCGCGTCAGGCGTTCTTCGAGTTCATGCCCATCGCCGACCGCCACGGCCGCGGCCTCCACGACCTGGGGAAGGCGCCGCAGGTCTACCGCAAGGTCGAGCGCGGCTCCCACGTGGACGTCTTCGCCCTCGACATGCGCACCTACCGCGGGGCCAACACCCCCGACCTGGAGCCCTACCGCACCGCCTTCCTCGGCGGGCGTCAGGTCGAGTGGCTGCTGGACGAGCTGCAGCGGTCGCGCGCGACGTGGAAGGTGATCGCCGCGGACATGCCCATCGGCATCGTCGTGCCGGACGGCAAGGCCATCGAGGCCATCGCCCAGGGTGACGCCGGGGCGCCGCTCGGTCGCGAGCTCGAGCTCGCCTACCTGCTGCGGGAGATCAAGCGCCGCAAGATCCGCAACGTCGTGTGGTTCACCGCGGACGTGCACTACTGCGCCGCGCACTACTACGACCCCTCCAAGGCGGCCTTCAGCGACTTCGACGGGTTCTACGAGTTCGTGGCCGGCCCCATCTCGGCCGGCGGCTTCGGCCCCAACGCCATGGACAAGACCTTCGGCCCGCAGGTGCTCTTCCAGGGGCTGCCGCGCTACGCCAACCAGTCGCCGCGTGACCAGAAGGCGATGTTCTTCGGCTACGTCGAGGTCGATCGGGCGGGCACGATGACCGTCAGCCTGCGCAACGGGCTGGGCGAGGTGCTCCACACGACCGAGCTGACGCCCCGGTCCTGA
- a CDS encoding OPT family oligopeptide transporter, translating to MRELTLRGVVIGGIITLVFTAANVYRGLKVGLTFATSIPAAVISMAILRYFRDHTVVENNIVQTIASAAGTLSAIIFVLPGLVMLGYWTGFPYWQTVGVCFFGGVLGVMYSIPLRRALVTGSDLPYPEGVAAAEVLRVGDSASGADENKRGLKVIAVAGVAAFGFMLLTKLKLAAEGVSRALRIGSGGTMVGSSLSLALIGVGHLVGITVGIAMVVGVIISYGIILPIRTGGMIPAGTEAMDVVGKVFKSDVRLIGAGAMGVAAVWTLVKIIGPILKGIKDALASTNARAAGQEVDVTERDLSMKLVGGVTLASMLPIGALLWVFTRGTPLEGNATGLVLTSIIYVLLVGLFVASVCGYMAGLIGASNSPISGVGILVAVTAALLIKAVHGAGSGDQTAALVAYTLFTTAVVFGVATISNDNLQDLKTGQLVGATPWKQQVALVIGVAFGSAVIPPILQLMNRSFGFLGAPGAGADALAAPQASLISTLAKGVLGGGLDWGLIGLGAIIGAVVVAIDETLRITTARRLALPPLAVGMGMYLPIDLTLMIPIGAVLGLLYDRWCATRANPESAKRLGVLMATGLIVGESLFGVLFAGIVAASGGNDAPLAVVGESFEGPAQAIGLVIFVALALGLYQWVKRMAATDGGAPGPNAPTPDLR from the coding sequence GTGCGTGAGCTGACCCTACGAGGGGTCGTCATCGGCGGGATCATCACTCTCGTCTTCACCGCCGCCAACGTCTACCGGGGACTCAAGGTCGGCCTGACCTTCGCCACGTCGATCCCCGCCGCGGTGATCTCGATGGCGATCTTGCGCTACTTCCGCGACCACACGGTGGTCGAGAACAACATCGTCCAGACCATCGCGTCGGCGGCCGGCACGCTGTCGGCCATCATCTTCGTCCTTCCCGGCCTCGTGATGCTGGGCTACTGGACCGGCTTCCCCTACTGGCAGACCGTCGGGGTCTGCTTCTTCGGTGGCGTGCTCGGGGTCATGTACTCCATCCCGCTGCGCCGGGCCCTGGTCACCGGGTCCGACCTGCCCTACCCGGAGGGCGTGGCGGCGGCCGAGGTGCTGCGCGTCGGCGACTCCGCCTCCGGGGCGGACGAGAACAAGCGCGGCCTCAAGGTCATCGCGGTCGCGGGTGTCGCGGCCTTCGGCTTCATGCTGCTGACCAAGCTCAAGCTCGCCGCCGAGGGCGTCTCGCGCGCGCTGCGGATCGGCTCCGGCGGCACCATGGTCGGCTCGAGCCTGTCGCTCGCGCTCATCGGCGTCGGGCACCTCGTCGGCATCACCGTCGGCATCGCGATGGTCGTGGGCGTCATCATCTCCTACGGCATCATCCTGCCGATCCGCACCGGCGGGATGATCCCGGCCGGGACCGAGGCCATGGACGTCGTCGGCAAGGTCTTCAAGAGCGACGTACGCCTCATCGGCGCCGGTGCCATGGGCGTCGCGGCCGTGTGGACGCTCGTCAAGATCATCGGGCCCATCCTCAAGGGCATCAAGGACGCCCTGGCCTCCACCAACGCCCGCGCCGCGGGCCAGGAGGTCGACGTCACCGAGCGCGACCTGTCCATGAAGCTCGTGGGCGGCGTCACCCTCGCCTCGATGCTGCCGATCGGTGCGCTGCTCTGGGTCTTCACCCGCGGCACCCCGCTCGAGGGCAACGCCACGGGCCTGGTCCTCACCTCGATCATCTACGTCCTGCTCGTCGGGCTCTTCGTCGCCTCCGTGTGCGGTTACATGGCCGGTCTGATCGGCGCGTCCAACAGCCCGATCTCCGGCGTCGGCATCCTCGTCGCCGTGACCGCGGCGCTGCTCATCAAGGCGGTCCACGGGGCCGGGAGCGGGGACCAGACGGCGGCGCTCGTCGCCTACACGCTCTTCACCACCGCGGTGGTCTTCGGCGTCGCGACGATCTCCAACGACAACCTGCAGGACCTCAAGACCGGCCAGCTCGTCGGGGCCACCCCGTGGAAGCAGCAGGTCGCGCTGGTCATCGGTGTCGCCTTCGGCTCCGCGGTGATCCCGCCGATCCTGCAGCTCATGAACCGCAGCTTCGGGTTCCTCGGGGCTCCCGGCGCGGGTGCCGACGCGCTCGCCGCGCCGCAGGCGTCGCTGATCTCGACGCTCGCCAAGGGTGTCCTCGGCGGGGGGCTCGACTGGGGTCTCATCGGACTCGGCGCCATCATCGGGGCCGTCGTCGTCGCGATCGACGAGACGCTGCGGATCACCACGGCGCGCCGGCTGGCGCTGCCGCCGCTGGCGGTCGGCATGGGCATGTACCTCCCCATCGACCTCACGCTCATGATCCCCATCGGCGCGGTCCTCGGGCTGCTCTACGACCGGTGGTGCGCGACGCGGGCCAACCCCGAGAGCGCCAAGCGTCTCGGCGTGCTGATGGCGACGGGCCTGATCGTGGGGGAGAGCCTCTTCGGGGTGCTCTTCGCCGGCATCGTCGCCGCCTCGGGCGGCAACGACGCGCCGCTCGCCGTCGTCGGCGAGAGCTTCGAAGGGCCGGCCCAGGCCATCGGGCTCGTGATCTTCGTGGCGCTGGCGCTGGGCCTCTACCAGTGGGTCAAGCGGATGGCCGCCACCGACGGTGGTGCGCCGGGGCCCAACGCCCCCACGCCCGACCTGCGCTGA